The Hymenobacter oligotrophus genome segment CCTGCCCGAAAGCCCCTAGGTCGTGGGCTGCCAAGTGGCGGCAGGCAGCCTCCACGCGCTGATTTTCTTGCACCACGTAGGCGCAGCGGCGGTACACCACGGGGCCCAGCTCGTCGCGGTGGGCGGCCAGGTGGTCGAGGGTGGCATCGCGTAGGCTTTGCACCTCGGGGTAGTATTGGCGCAGTACCGATACGCCCCGCTCGCACTCCTTCCGGCGGGTGTTGTACTCGGAGCTAGCCAAGCTGTGCTTTACGCCGGAGTTGCAGAGCACAATGCGGCAGGCCTGCGTATCGAAAGGAAAGTAAGCGTATTCGAGCGAGCGGCAATCGAGGCGCACCACGTGCTCCGGCTTGCCGAACAGGCTCGCGAACTGATCCATGAGCCCGCATTGCACCAAGGCGTACTCGTGCTCGGCTTTTTGGGCGATGTGCGCCAACTCCATCTTATCGATGTCGGCGCTTAGCAGCCGGTTGAGCGCAAACGCCAAGCCGCACTCCACCGCCGCCGACGACGACATACCCGCTCCGATAGGAATATCGCCGCCGAATACGCAATCGAAGCCGGTAAGCGTCAGCCCGCGCTTTTGCAACTGCGCCACCACGCCCAGCAGGTAGTTGGCCCAAGGGGTATCGGTGCGGTGTACTTGGTCGAGCGCGATGGTAAAGCAGTCGTTCAGATCGTGGGCTACCAACCGGATTTCGGCGGTGCTGCTCAGCCCCACGGCATAGTAAATGGCTTTGTCAACGGCGGCGGGCAGCACAAAGCCATTGTTGTAATCGGTGTGTTCGCCGATGAGGTTGACACGACCAGGGGCGCGCACCAGCAGCGGAGCAGCGTAGCCGAAGTGGCGTTGAAAGGCGGAAGCAACGGTTTGGGCAAGCATAGCAACGGGGATATGGTTACCGGCAGCAGCCGGCCTAGAACTACGAAGAATTGGCCGATGTGGCCGAACCCACCCCTGCCAGCCCCAGTGGCCGAGCGCCTAGGTGGCCGCCCGCTTCCCGGAAAACGGCAGCTATGCAGCGCCGCATTGGTGGGTCAGCGAAGCGGCACAAACACATTTTCGGCAAAAAGTTGAAAGCATAGTGGTTCGGCAATGAACCGTTATTTAACTTCGAAAAGTTGAAAACGCCGAACGCTTGGATTAGCCATTACGTTCGGCGTTTTCATTGCTACCCAAGCACATTTCGGGCTTTGCCAGCACCGAAATGAATGAACAAAACTTCTTGTTTAAATACCAAAATTTTGCTGATTGTGGCTCGCGTTTTGCCCTTGTTGCGCCGGTGTGGTTGGCTTTGCACGTCAGGCAGCAGGATGAAGCGGCTTGTCGGGTTGGCCTGATTTCTTCCCTTTAAACTTCTCCTGCTTTGTCTTTCGAATTGGAACCCGGGGCCTACACCCCGACGCCGGACGCCGATTTGCTCGTTGACCGCCCGGAAGTATTGTATGCTGGCGCCGATGCTCCGGCTCCTGTAGCCCCTGCGCTGGTTGGCTACGACCGCCTCGTGCTGCCCGGCGATTTTCCGGACCCCACGATTACCAAAATCGGCGACACCTATTGGGCCAGCGCCACCTCGGCTGAGTGGGGCGCCGTGTTCCCGTTGTTTAAGTCCGACGACCTAGTGCACTGGGAGTTGGTAAGCCACGTGTTTCCGCACCGGTTGCCGGCGTGGTGCGATTCGCAGTTTTGGGCACCCGAGCTGTTTTACGAAGGCGGTAAGGTGTACATGTATTACACGGCCCGTAAAAAAGGCGGCGTGTTGTGCGTGGCCGTGGCCAGCGCCGACCGCCCCGAGGGGCCTTACACCGACCACGGCCCGCTGGTAGGCGAAGCCGCCGGCTCGATCGACGGATTTCCGGTGCGCGACGAGAACGGCGTGCTGCACCTAATCTGGAAGAACGACGGCAATAGCATCGGCAAACCCACGCCCATTTGGGCGCAGCGCATCGACGAGGCAACGATGAAGCTGGTGGGCAAGCGCAAGGAGCTGTTTCGCAACGACACACCTTGGGAAGGCAACCTGGTAGAAGGCTCCGCCCTTGTGCGCCACAACGGCTACTTCTACATGTTTTACGCCGGCAATGCCTGCTGCGGCAAGTATTGCACCTACGCCGAGGGCGTGGCCCGCTCGCGCAACTTGCTCGGCCCGTGGGAAAAGTACGACCGCAACCCCATCTTGACCGATAACGAGGTATGGAAGTGCCCCGGCCATGGCACCGTAACCGAGAAAGACGGCCGCTGGTTTTTGCTGCACCACGCTTACCACGTAAACAGCCACGAGTTTGTGGGCCGCCAGGGCTTGCTGAGCGAGTTTACCTGGAACGAGCAGGGCTGGCCTGAGTTCGTAAACAGCAGCCCGCAAGCCGCTCCGCTGGCTGATGTAACGCTGCTGAACGTAACCGACAACTTTGCGGGCGAGGCGCTGGGCCTTACTTGGCAGTGGCCCGCAACGCAGCCGCCCCACCTCGAGGTGGCCGACGGCCATCTGCACCTAGGGGCCAGCCCGGCGCGCCTAGGCGCCATTGTGGCGCAGCGCACCTACTCCGCTACGTACACCGCTAGCGTGCAGGTTGATACAACCGGCTTGGGCGAGGGCACGTTTGCCGGCCTGGGCGCCGTGGGCGACCCGTACAACGCCTTGGCCCTAGTGGCCGGCGACAACATGCTGCAGCTTTGGCACGTGAAGATGGGCAAGAAACAGCGCCTCACCGAAGTGCTGCTAGAACCTTGCAGCACCCTAGGTTTGCGCCTCGAGTGCTGGGGCGGCAGCCGCTACCGCTTTGCTTACAGCCTCGACGGTGGCCTGAATTGGGAGCCCATCCGCACCGATGGTTTCGCCATCAACGGCACTTACCTTCCGCCCTGGGACCGTGGCGTGCGCGTGGGCCTCATTGCCCAAGGCGAAGAAAACCAAACAGCCACGTTTTCGGAGTTTCGGTTGCGCAACCAGCGTTAATACTACTTATTTCGAGTTTTTGACCGAGCCCCGGCTGCCTGTGCAGCCGGGGCTCGGTGTTTTTGGCGTCACCGGAGCACGCAAATGCCCGTACATAGCGGCTCGGTCTTTTTGCATCGGATATGGCACAACCATCTATCACGGCTACTCCGTTTGGCGAGCTGCCCAACGGCCAAACCGCCCAGCTATTTACGCTCACCAACGGCTCCGGCCTAGAGGTGCGCATTACCAACTACGGCGGCATCGTTACACACTTTTTCGCGGCGGATCGGCAAGGCCAACCCGGCGACATTGTATTGGGTTTCGACAGCTTAGCGGGCTACCTCACCGATGCGTACACCGCCGCCAACCCCTACTTCGGCGGGCTGATCGGCCGTTTCGGCAACCGCATCAAGGAGGGCCGCTTCGCGCTCAACGGGCAACCATTTACCCTAGCCACCAACAACGGCCCCAACCACCTGCACGGCGGCCAGCACGGTTTTAACCAGCAGCTTTGGCATGCCGAGATGCTCGTGGACCTAGGACCGGCGTTGCGCCTTACGTACCTGAGTCCCGATGGCGAAGAGGGCTACCCCGGCAACCTCG includes the following:
- the galK gene encoding galactokinase produces the protein MLAQTVASAFQRHFGYAAPLLVRAPGRVNLIGEHTDYNNGFVLPAAVDKAIYYAVGLSSTAEIRLVAHDLNDCFTIALDQVHRTDTPWANYLLGVVAQLQKRGLTLTGFDCVFGGDIPIGAGMSSSAAVECGLAFALNRLLSADIDKMELAHIAQKAEHEYALVQCGLMDQFASLFGKPEHVVRLDCRSLEYAYFPFDTQACRIVLCNSGVKHSLASSEYNTRRKECERGVSVLRQYYPEVQSLRDATLDHLAAHRDELGPVVYRRCAYVVQENQRVEAACRHLAAHDLGAFGQEMYASHAGLRDDYEVSCEELDVLVEAARQVPGVYGARMMGGGFGGCTINLVAPDQVENFIREVGATYEQRYGRPLETYQTTIVGGVEALEAAVAQP
- a CDS encoding family 43 glycosylhydrolase, which gives rise to MSFELEPGAYTPTPDADLLVDRPEVLYAGADAPAPVAPALVGYDRLVLPGDFPDPTITKIGDTYWASATSAEWGAVFPLFKSDDLVHWELVSHVFPHRLPAWCDSQFWAPELFYEGGKVYMYYTARKKGGVLCVAVASADRPEGPYTDHGPLVGEAAGSIDGFPVRDENGVLHLIWKNDGNSIGKPTPIWAQRIDEATMKLVGKRKELFRNDTPWEGNLVEGSALVRHNGYFYMFYAGNACCGKYCTYAEGVARSRNLLGPWEKYDRNPILTDNEVWKCPGHGTVTEKDGRWFLLHHAYHVNSHEFVGRQGLLSEFTWNEQGWPEFVNSSPQAAPLADVTLLNVTDNFAGEALGLTWQWPATQPPHLEVADGHLHLGASPARLGAIVAQRTYSATYTASVQVDTTGLGEGTFAGLGAVGDPYNALALVAGDNMLQLWHVKMGKKQRLTEVLLEPCSTLGLRLECWGGSRYRFAYSLDGGLNWEPIRTDGFAINGTYLPPWDRGVRVGLIAQGEENQTATFSEFRLRNQR